One window from the genome of Metabacillus flavus encodes:
- a CDS encoding GNAT family N-acetyltransferase, protein MIVTFIHSEEAVPLRQKLLRPGQPVSSCRYENDNNESSFHLGCYEDELLISIASFSEEVIPLLSGDHQYRLRGMATLQEYRNRKAGSSLLIKAEQVLAERKVDLWWCNARTSVEAYYLKQGLHPVGGVFEIEGIGPHQVMYKQLK, encoded by the coding sequence ATGATTGTCACCTTTATACATTCCGAAGAAGCGGTTCCTCTCAGGCAAAAGCTGCTAAGACCCGGCCAGCCCGTAAGCTCTTGCCGCTACGAGAATGATAATAACGAAAGTTCCTTCCACCTGGGGTGCTATGAAGATGAACTCCTAATCAGCATTGCAAGCTTTTCGGAAGAAGTCATTCCGCTTCTATCTGGAGATCATCAGTACCGCTTGCGGGGCATGGCTACCCTGCAGGAATACCGAAACAGAAAGGCAGGCAGCTCTTTGCTTATTAAAGCGGAACAGGTGCTCGCCGAAAGAAAAGTGGATTTGTGGTGGTGCAATGCGAGAACAAGTGTGGAAGCGTATTACTTAAAGCAGGGATTGCATCCGGTTGGAGGAGTTTTTGAAATAGAAGGAATCGGACCTCATCAGGTCATGTATAAACAGTTAAAATAG
- a CDS encoding carbohydrate ABC transporter permease, producing MKNKDVMFWVFLAPVLLALGIVIIVPLIYGVYYSFTDWDGVNEAQFIGMENYLNLFSDKDFLNSLWFTFKFSVATVIIVNLIGLGLAMLVTSYIKSKNLLRTIFFMPNLIGGLILGFIWQFVFTKVFDAIGRATGIEWMQGWLSDSTTGFWGMVILTSWQMAGYIMIIYVAYLENVPQDLLEAAEIDGANSFQRFRSITFPLVAPAFTVSLFLTLSHSFKVYDQNLALTNGGPYNSTQAVSMDIVNTAFQVNQMASAQAKAIIFFIIIAAISLTQVYINKKKEVEL from the coding sequence ATGAAAAATAAAGATGTAATGTTTTGGGTATTTCTGGCACCGGTTTTACTAGCTCTCGGCATCGTCATCATCGTTCCCCTTATATACGGCGTATACTATTCTTTTACCGATTGGGATGGAGTAAACGAAGCCCAATTTATCGGAATGGAAAACTATCTTAATCTTTTTTCGGATAAAGATTTCCTGAATTCACTCTGGTTCACCTTTAAGTTCTCAGTTGCTACCGTCATTATCGTGAATCTTATCGGTCTCGGCCTCGCAATGCTTGTTACCTCTTATATTAAATCAAAGAATTTACTTCGGACAATATTCTTTATGCCGAATCTCATTGGCGGACTGATCCTTGGTTTCATTTGGCAGTTTGTTTTCACTAAAGTTTTCGATGCGATTGGACGGGCCACAGGCATTGAATGGATGCAAGGCTGGCTATCTGATTCCACCACAGGATTCTGGGGCATGGTTATTTTGACAAGCTGGCAAATGGCCGGCTATATCATGATCATTTATGTTGCATACCTTGAAAATGTGCCGCAGGATTTGCTGGAAGCTGCAGAAATCGATGGAGCCAATTCATTCCAAAGATTCCGCAGCATTACCTTCCCTTTGGTGGCACCTGCATTTACGGTCAGCTTGTTCTTGACCCTATCCCACTCGTTTAAAGTATATGACCAGAACTTAGCCCTTACAAACGGGGGGCCTTACAATTCTACACAGGCCGTATCAATGGATATTGTTAATACAGCCTTCCAGGTTAACCAAATGGCATCTGCCCAAGCTAAAGCCATTATCTTCTTCATTATTATTGCAGCGATA
- a CDS encoding VOC family protein — MKLDHIVHYVKQPPVQAGAEFQLLGFHTVPGGSHENWGTANSLSYFSLAYLEFLAIEDKDKAEKSDNPLIQMCARQENESLCQMAIRTNEMDVLAEKLKGAGLTVKGPFSGSRTRADGTKISWRMLFAEQPESEFPLPFFIEWGESDEVRKEDLIRTGALAPHPNGIKMIREVIYLSENPEKAASQWSEWLQLEKDEKEGEDVKISLGDTFVSFRKSECHHEKGIYAVSFYEKNNREPREKMWHGGTYIL, encoded by the coding sequence ATGAAGCTCGATCATATCGTTCATTATGTAAAACAGCCGCCCGTTCAAGCGGGAGCTGAATTTCAATTGCTCGGTTTTCATACAGTTCCCGGGGGAAGCCATGAGAATTGGGGAACAGCAAACAGTTTAAGCTATTTTAGTCTCGCGTATCTTGAATTTCTGGCAATTGAGGATAAAGACAAGGCTGAAAAATCGGACAACCCGCTCATTCAAATGTGTGCCCGCCAGGAAAATGAAAGCCTTTGTCAAATGGCCATTCGAACCAATGAGATGGATGTGTTAGCTGAAAAATTGAAGGGTGCAGGGCTTACGGTGAAAGGTCCTTTTTCAGGAAGCCGGACTAGGGCTGACGGGACCAAAATCTCCTGGAGGATGCTTTTCGCCGAACAGCCGGAATCAGAATTTCCTCTGCCGTTTTTCATCGAATGGGGCGAGTCGGATGAAGTTAGAAAAGAGGATTTAATTCGGACGGGAGCACTTGCGCCTCACCCAAATGGAATAAAAATGATCCGTGAAGTCATCTACCTCTCTGAAAATCCTGAGAAGGCGGCTTCTCAATGGTCGGAGTGGCTTCAGCTGGAGAAAGATGAAAAAGAGGGTGAAGACGTGAAAATATCGTTGGGAGACACGTTCGTAAGCTTTAGAAAATCAGAATGTCATCATGAAAAAGGGATTTACGCGGTTTCTTTCTATGAAAAAAATAATAGGGAGCCCCGTGAGAAAATGTGGCATGGCGGAACCTATATTCTGTAA
- a CDS encoding NAD(P)H-dependent flavin oxidoreductase: MTASLTELLRINYPIIQAPMAGGITGPELVCAVSRSGCLGSIGAGYMAPGDLSALLSDIKKNINQPYSVNLFVPEQPDASRSEIQNAFEALRSFREELHIDENPPVFNEGTSIYEEQLEIVLKEKVPVCSFTFGMPAKHIIQELKDNGSIVIGTATSVMEAILLEEQGVDAIVAQGSEAGGHRGTFSGPPFHHMMGLMSLIPQICDFVKIPVIAAGGIMDARGYRAALCLGAQGVQMGTAFLTAFESSAHPAYKEAVLNAREDQVVVTNAFSGKEARGIKNQFIYEMEKETRILPYPLQNDLTKEIRKAASEQNNAEYMSLWCGQSPRLSRSQSVESLVQSILSLSKDATL, from the coding sequence GTGACAGCATCCTTAACAGAACTGCTTCGCATCAATTATCCCATCATCCAAGCGCCAATGGCAGGAGGCATTACCGGCCCGGAACTGGTTTGCGCTGTGTCCCGCTCAGGCTGCCTCGGCTCAATCGGTGCAGGCTATATGGCACCTGGAGACCTTTCAGCGTTACTCTCAGATATCAAAAAGAACATCAATCAGCCCTATTCCGTCAACCTTTTTGTCCCTGAACAGCCTGATGCCTCCCGGAGTGAAATTCAAAATGCGTTTGAAGCCTTGCGCTCATTCCGTGAAGAACTCCATATAGATGAAAATCCCCCCGTATTTAATGAAGGGACGAGCATTTATGAGGAGCAGCTCGAAATCGTTTTAAAGGAAAAGGTTCCCGTATGCTCCTTTACCTTTGGCATGCCGGCAAAACACATCATTCAGGAATTAAAGGATAACGGATCCATCGTTATTGGCACGGCCACTTCCGTGATGGAAGCAATCCTTCTTGAAGAACAAGGAGTTGATGCCATCGTCGCCCAGGGAAGTGAAGCAGGCGGACACCGCGGAACGTTTTCAGGTCCGCCCTTTCATCACATGATGGGGCTGATGTCTCTCATTCCGCAGATTTGCGACTTTGTTAAAATACCCGTCATTGCAGCTGGCGGAATTATGGATGCACGAGGATATAGAGCTGCCCTTTGCTTAGGAGCGCAGGGCGTTCAAATGGGAACGGCCTTTTTAACGGCTTTTGAGAGCAGCGCTCATCCTGCATACAAAGAAGCGGTTTTGAACGCACGCGAGGATCAGGTAGTGGTTACGAATGCTTTCTCAGGAAAAGAAGCACGCGGAATTAAAAATCAGTTCATATATGAAATGGAAAAAGAAACAAGAATTCTCCCCTACCCGCTGCAAAATGATTTAACAAAGGAAATCCGAAAAGCGGCTTCGGAACAAAATAACGCAGAGTATATGTCATTATGGTGCGGACAAAGCCCTAGGCTTAGCCGCAGCCAGTCTGTAGAAAGCCTGGTTCAATCGATTTTATCTTTATCAAAGGATGCGACATTATGA
- a CDS encoding M14 family metallopeptidase, with amino-acid sequence MGKKSLSILMAMMVFFTFGFAPVQAITTSESVSAATMKASQSLISMTEEREIEVTADLGYSADLSKLQWTFGGKPLDQWKQWDPSAKKYSGSPYITFSEPPAYIDGTTKIKAKLKFSLLYGTEDVSPRSLRTLYPALIGTYELAVKDPAKGQAANVPLKLNVYDEYLKWDEIKPAIDKISKEAINGRYVSYQTLGSSSEGRPMHFMVLAKDKASVDQYLNQIAQQKLENPAELKKKMANGQLKNYKVPIWINNIHPDESPGVDAIVELYRIFATEKSKSFKTADNQGREKETSINIDKALDNVIFLFNFTQNPDGRVYNTRQNANGFDLNRDNTYQTQIETQNLAKGLSKWLPVSLLDFHGFYDEFVIEPCTPPHNQNYEYDLLMDGMVEQAEQMGKAGIANTKYDSYLIPLKDWPNKFDDATPSYTSTFSMFHGAMGHTVEIPDLNAESYKALVNAGLGAAKYVSENKQELFRNQLDIYERGILGKDDRATDKWFVNPEGEEIGRDRKGNKSFFPDYYVIPVDKKLQKNVLEAHKMADYLIRNGIKVSQSSKTIKAGKQTYPKGSYVIDMKQAKRGFVNAVLYDGEDLSDWEEMYAEVVNSFHDLRGFTRMEVRSANAFAKGLQPVKKVTAPKTEVKEKADSYVVKNSSNEAVKAVNKLLRMKAPVQQLTAGGKGYAAGDYVISGKELGLVKDSYYLDLMSYDKKGKTKVLKQPKVFSTGSAASKYVLKELGFEIAKSENEADVVVDDAGLAAKALIQTGKPYIGIGSSSLNFAEKENLLPGFDYSTTTGSRASHEGLLWTDVSAGQMMTSGYAKKEKLYIATGSYIKAVPKDAAILAKVANQPNFFISGWWPKHEVLQGQTIAFTKGNITLFANDITNKAHPQYSYRLLANSIYAAMK; translated from the coding sequence ATGGGTAAAAAGAGCTTGTCTATTTTAATGGCAATGATGGTGTTTTTCACATTTGGTTTCGCCCCGGTTCAGGCAATAACAACAAGTGAGTCTGTGTCAGCAGCAACTATGAAAGCAAGCCAGTCCCTCATCTCCATGACGGAAGAAAGAGAGATTGAAGTTACCGCCGATCTGGGTTATTCGGCAGACTTAAGCAAGCTGCAATGGACCTTTGGCGGAAAGCCTCTTGATCAGTGGAAGCAATGGGATCCTTCTGCAAAGAAATACTCCGGTTCACCTTACATTACGTTTTCAGAACCGCCTGCCTACATAGATGGAACAACCAAGATTAAAGCGAAACTGAAGTTCAGCCTCCTCTACGGAACAGAGGATGTCTCCCCAAGAAGTCTTCGCACGCTTTACCCTGCCTTAATCGGAACCTATGAATTAGCCGTAAAAGATCCTGCAAAGGGACAAGCCGCGAACGTTCCTCTTAAATTGAACGTCTATGATGAATATTTAAAATGGGATGAAATTAAGCCTGCCATCGATAAAATCAGCAAGGAAGCCATCAACGGCCGCTATGTTTCTTATCAAACGCTCGGGTCTTCATCTGAAGGAAGACCGATGCACTTTATGGTTCTCGCAAAGGATAAAGCCTCTGTTGATCAATATTTAAATCAAATCGCCCAGCAAAAACTTGAAAATCCAGCAGAATTGAAGAAAAAAATGGCAAATGGCCAGCTGAAGAATTATAAAGTGCCCATCTGGATCAACAATATCCACCCAGACGAGTCACCGGGAGTGGACGCCATTGTAGAGCTGTACCGCATTTTTGCCACAGAAAAGAGCAAATCCTTTAAAACGGCCGACAACCAGGGCCGGGAGAAGGAAACGAGTATCAATATCGACAAAGCTCTCGACAATGTCATTTTTCTTTTCAACTTCACGCAAAATCCGGATGGGCGCGTATACAATACCCGTCAAAATGCAAACGGATTTGATTTAAACCGTGACAATACGTACCAAACGCAAATCGAAACTCAAAATCTCGCAAAAGGCCTTTCAAAATGGCTTCCGGTATCCCTGCTTGATTTCCATGGATTTTACGATGAGTTTGTTATTGAACCTTGTACTCCTCCTCATAATCAAAATTATGAATATGACCTGCTTATGGATGGTATGGTCGAACAGGCAGAACAGATGGGAAAAGCGGGAATCGCCAATACAAAATATGATAGCTACCTGATCCCCTTAAAGGATTGGCCGAACAAATTCGATGATGCCACACCTTCTTACACCTCCACCTTCTCTATGTTCCATGGAGCAATGGGACATACGGTTGAGATTCCTGACCTTAATGCGGAATCCTACAAAGCTCTCGTAAATGCTGGTTTAGGGGCAGCCAAATATGTATCTGAAAACAAACAGGAGCTATTTAGGAATCAGCTTGATATTTACGAGCGCGGCATATTGGGCAAGGACGACCGGGCTACAGACAAATGGTTTGTCAATCCGGAAGGTGAAGAAATCGGACGCGACCGCAAAGGAAATAAAAGTTTTTTCCCGGATTACTATGTCATCCCTGTAGATAAGAAGCTTCAAAAGAACGTACTTGAAGCACATAAAATGGCCGACTATTTGATTCGCAATGGCATCAAGGTCAGCCAATCATCCAAAACGATTAAGGCCGGAAAACAAACGTATCCAAAGGGCTCTTATGTCATTGATATGAAACAGGCAAAACGCGGATTCGTCAATGCCGTCCTTTATGATGGAGAGGATTTATCAGATTGGGAAGAAATGTACGCTGAAGTGGTTAACAGCTTCCATGACCTCCGCGGGTTCACCCGAATGGAAGTCCGCTCTGCAAATGCCTTTGCAAAAGGACTGCAGCCGGTGAAAAAAGTGACGGCTCCAAAGACGGAGGTAAAGGAAAAAGCGGACAGCTACGTCGTTAAGAATTCCAGCAACGAAGCCGTAAAAGCCGTGAACAAGCTTCTCAGAATGAAGGCTCCCGTTCAGCAGCTGACGGCAGGAGGCAAGGGCTATGCAGCAGGAGATTATGTGATATCCGGCAAGGAATTGGGATTGGTTAAAGACAGCTATTACCTGGATCTCATGTCTTATGATAAAAAAGGCAAAACGAAAGTACTCAAGCAGCCTAAAGTATTCAGCACCGGATCGGCCGCTTCGAAATATGTACTAAAAGAACTGGGATTTGAAATTGCCAAAAGTGAAAACGAAGCCGATGTTGTAGTGGATGATGCAGGACTCGCAGCCAAGGCGCTTATCCAAACCGGCAAGCCATATATCGGAATCGGAAGCAGCTCACTGAACTTTGCAGAGAAAGAGAATCTGCTGCCGGGATTTGATTACTCCACCACCACCGGTTCCCGAGCATCCCATGAAGGACTTTTGTGGACAGATGTATCAGCAGGCCAGATGATGACAAGCGGATATGCGAAAAAAGAAAAATTATATATCGCCACAGGCTCCTACATTAAAGCTGTTCCAAAAGATGCAGCGATTCTTGCAAAAGTTGCTAATCAACCCAACTTTTTCATTAGCGGATGGTGGCCGAAGCATGAAGTTCTGCAAGGCCAAACCATTGCCTTCACGAAGGGAAATATCACCTTATTTGCAAACGACATAACCAATAAAGCACACCCGCAGTATAGCTATCGATTGCTTGCAAATTCTATTTATGCGGCGATGAAATAA
- a CDS encoding ABC transporter substrate-binding protein, which yields MLNKKTLLLSSALILGLAGCSTGGGDKTSSSSNKGDVTLNIFQGKVEFKTQFEDLAKKYEEEHPDVSIKVQTVGGGNDYAGTLKTKLASGEEPTIFTVSGQTDIDQYRDRLSDLKDTKAADLAVEGALDNVKQGDEIVGLPVNLEGYGIIYNKKIFKDAGIDPASIKSMEDLKKAAETLDSQKDKLKLDAVFALAAKEKWVQGNHAANVFVGDDFKYDPKATYEAKDVPLKNSAAFKEYIDLQNKYSAQPVINLDYSQQVEELFSTGRVAMIQQGNWVYPTVEQMDPELAEKGIGIIPIPLNGEAKMPVGVPSYYVVNKKADEKQQKAARDFLDWMYTSDTGKEAVLSEFKFIPAYEEYDSSKIADPLSKEIYKYTQDGNTTTWVFQNFPLDWSDMFGAEVQKYLAGKSSWDDLVKEMQSKWSNARK from the coding sequence ATGTTAAATAAAAAGACACTGCTGCTATCATCTGCATTAATTTTAGGTCTTGCAGGCTGTTCTACTGGCGGAGGAGACAAAACCAGTTCTTCAAGCAATAAAGGCGACGTCACCCTTAATATTTTCCAGGGTAAAGTGGAATTTAAAACTCAATTTGAAGATTTGGCTAAGAAATATGAAGAAGAGCATCCGGATGTAAGCATTAAGGTACAAACGGTAGGCGGCGGTAATGACTACGCAGGAACATTGAAAACGAAGCTTGCTTCAGGGGAAGAACCTACAATCTTTACAGTATCCGGCCAAACAGACATCGATCAGTACCGTGATCGTCTTTCAGATCTTAAAGACACGAAAGCAGCTGATTTAGCGGTTGAAGGGGCCCTTGATAACGTTAAGCAAGGTGACGAAATCGTAGGACTTCCTGTTAATCTTGAAGGATACGGAATTATCTATAATAAGAAGATTTTTAAAGACGCAGGGATTGATCCGGCTTCTATTAAGTCCATGGAAGATTTGAAAAAGGCTGCAGAAACACTTGATAGCCAAAAAGACAAGTTAAAGCTTGATGCGGTATTTGCACTGGCTGCAAAAGAAAAATGGGTTCAAGGAAACCATGCTGCGAACGTATTTGTCGGCGATGATTTCAAATACGATCCTAAAGCAACCTACGAAGCAAAAGATGTACCATTAAAAAACAGCGCTGCATTTAAGGAGTACATCGATCTTCAGAATAAATATTCTGCACAGCCGGTAATCAACCTGGATTACTCCCAGCAGGTTGAAGAATTGTTTTCTACCGGACGCGTAGCTATGATCCAGCAAGGTAACTGGGTTTATCCAACCGTTGAACAAATGGATCCTGAGCTAGCGGAAAAAGGCATTGGCATTATTCCAATCCCGTTAAACGGCGAAGCAAAAATGCCTGTAGGTGTACCTAGTTACTACGTTGTAAACAAAAAAGCAGATGAGAAACAGCAAAAAGCGGCTCGCGACTTCCTGGATTGGATGTATACTTCCGACACAGGTAAGGAAGCTGTTCTATCAGAATTTAAGTTTATCCCTGCCTATGAAGAATATGATTCAAGCAAAATCGCTGATCCACTGTCTAAAGAAATTTACAAGTATACACAGGATGGAAACACTACAACTTGGGTATTCCAGAACTTCCCTCTTGATTGGAGCGATATGTTCGGTGCTGAAGTGCAAAAGTACCTGGCAGGAAAATCTTCATGGGATGATCTTGTGAAAGAAATGCAGTCAAAATGGTCGAACGCACGTAAATAA
- a CDS encoding histidine phosphatase family protein, with product MTKLGIVRHGITEWNIEGRAQGSSDIPLHEQGLKEAEMLAERLKGEDWDLLYSSPLLRAKQTADFISKKHGGLEVLTDERIRETGGGEIEGTTEAERLDKWGTGWRELDLGREQSRQVTKRGVEFVEEILKKHPGKNILMVTHGSFIRHLLQELTPVNEEREPLKNTSITHLLIEDSKWSCGLYNCTKHLEIK from the coding sequence TTGACTAAGTTGGGGATTGTCAGACATGGCATCACGGAATGGAATATAGAGGGAAGAGCGCAGGGCAGCTCCGATATTCCGCTTCATGAACAAGGGCTTAAAGAAGCGGAAATGCTGGCAGAACGTCTTAAGGGGGAAGATTGGGATCTCCTTTATTCGAGTCCGCTGCTACGTGCAAAACAAACGGCAGATTTCATCAGTAAGAAGCATGGAGGATTAGAGGTGTTAACAGATGAACGCATCCGGGAAACTGGAGGCGGAGAAATTGAAGGAACAACAGAAGCTGAACGTTTGGACAAATGGGGAACTGGCTGGAGAGAACTTGACCTGGGCAGAGAGCAGTCCAGGCAAGTGACAAAAAGAGGGGTAGAATTTGTTGAAGAGATCCTAAAGAAGCATCCCGGAAAGAACATTCTAATGGTGACCCATGGTTCATTTATCAGGCATCTTCTTCAGGAACTAACGCCGGTGAATGAAGAACGTGAGCCATTAAAAAATACCTCGATCACGCATCTTCTAATAGAAGACTCAAAGTGGTCATGCGGCCTTTATAATTGCACAAAACATCTGGAAATCAAATAA
- a CDS encoding biotin transporter BioY produces the protein MQKQREKLRMLILSGMFAAITAVFAQIEIPLPIVPISGQTLAVGIAATILGSRYGALAMAVYAGLGMIGLPVFAEAKGGLHILAGPTGGYIIGFIAAAFLTGYFLEKTKFTLMFALAANTIGMLVTLLFGTVWLKIVLGLPWDKALAVGVWPFVAVGLIKAALASWIGIAVRRRLIQAKLLNQKVQAA, from the coding sequence ATGCAAAAACAAAGGGAAAAGCTCCGCATGCTTATTTTATCTGGAATGTTTGCGGCAATCACAGCTGTATTTGCACAAATTGAAATTCCGCTTCCAATCGTTCCGATTAGCGGACAGACATTAGCAGTAGGAATTGCGGCTACTATTCTCGGCAGCCGGTATGGGGCCTTGGCTATGGCTGTATATGCTGGTCTTGGAATGATTGGCCTGCCTGTCTTTGCGGAGGCGAAAGGCGGTCTTCACATATTGGCGGGGCCAACCGGGGGATACATAATCGGATTCATTGCGGCGGCGTTTTTAACAGGATATTTCCTTGAAAAAACAAAGTTTACGCTCATGTTTGCGCTCGCCGCAAACACGATTGGGATGCTGGTTACATTGCTCTTCGGAACGGTGTGGCTAAAAATCGTCTTAGGTTTGCCGTGGGACAAGGCACTTGCTGTTGGTGTCTGGCCATTTGTAGCAGTTGGCCTCATAAAAGCGGCGCTGGCGAGCTGGATTGGAATTGCTGTAAGAAGACGGCTTATTCAAGCGAAGCTGCTTAATCAAAAGGTTCAAGCAGCCTAG
- a CDS encoding alpha/beta hydrolase: protein MKELKRVMTGAQSFSIHKSSEQAILLCHGFNGTPQSMESLGEKFASLGYSVYAPRLAGHGTCPSDMELCSVQDWYRSLETAYLKLRSRFKKVFVIGQSMGGSLTIKLASQFTQIDGIGLINAALEVPEYEKIVGDTGFIKEGRPDIKDPSVEEIAYEKIPVKAISELRKAMNEAKVKLAEVTCPVVVFCSPEDHVVPAACSEKIMESISANRKKVISLPNSYHVASMDFDQDLIVREANQFFSIQKTALPANRKSMNA, encoded by the coding sequence ATGAAAGAACTGAAAAGAGTAATGACTGGCGCTCAGTCCTTTTCCATTCATAAGAGTTCTGAACAGGCCATTCTTTTGTGCCATGGCTTCAACGGCACCCCTCAGAGTATGGAATCGCTGGGAGAAAAATTTGCCTCATTGGGCTATTCTGTTTATGCTCCCAGGCTTGCCGGACATGGTACATGTCCGTCCGATATGGAGCTTTGCTCGGTTCAAGACTGGTACCGCTCCTTGGAAACTGCTTATTTAAAATTAAGAAGCCGATTTAAAAAAGTATTTGTTATCGGACAATCCATGGGCGGCAGCCTGACGATTAAGCTTGCCAGCCAATTCACGCAAATCGATGGAATAGGTCTTATTAATGCAGCACTTGAAGTTCCAGAGTATGAAAAGATTGTGGGAGATACAGGTTTCATTAAAGAAGGACGGCCAGATATAAAGGATCCGTCTGTGGAGGAAATCGCTTATGAAAAAATACCTGTTAAAGCCATTTCCGAGCTGAGAAAAGCTATGAATGAAGCAAAAGTCAAGCTTGCAGAAGTCACGTGTCCAGTCGTTGTATTCTGTTCTCCGGAGGATCATGTTGTTCCTGCCGCCTGTTCTGAAAAGATTATGGAGTCCATTTCCGCCAACAGAAAAAAGGTGATTAGCCTTCCAAATTCTTATCATGTAGCCTCCATGGATTTTGACCAGGATTTGATCGTAAGAGAAGCCAATCAATTTTTTTCCATACAAAAAACAGCCCTTCCTGCTAATAGGAAGAGCATGAACGCCTGA